A region from the Mycolicibacterium phlei genome encodes:
- a CDS encoding HIT family protein, which yields MSCVFCAIVAGEAPAIRIYEDDDHLAFLDIRPFSRGHTLVVPKRHTTDLTDTPPETVAAMARIGQRIARAARISGLHADGNNIVINDGKAAFQTVFHIHLHVLPRRDGDKLSFAKNMLVRRDPDREESGRLLREALARLEP from the coding sequence ATGTCGTGTGTTTTCTGCGCCATCGTGGCCGGTGAGGCGCCGGCGATCCGCATCTACGAGGACGACGACCACCTCGCGTTCCTCGACATCCGCCCGTTCAGCCGCGGCCACACCCTCGTCGTGCCCAAGCGCCACACCACCGATCTGACCGACACCCCGCCGGAGACCGTCGCCGCCATGGCGCGCATCGGGCAGCGCATCGCCCGCGCCGCGCGGATCTCCGGACTGCACGCCGACGGCAACAACATCGTCATCAACGACGGAAAGGCGGCGTTTCAGACCGTCTTCCACATCCACCTGCACGTGCTGCCGCGCCGCGACGGCGACAAGCTCAGCTTCGCCAAGAACATGCTGGTGCGCCGCGACCCCGACCGCGAGGAGTCCGGCCGGCTGCTGCGCGAGGCGCTGGCGCGTCTCGAGCCCTAG
- a CDS encoding LLM class flavin-dependent oxidoreductase, with protein MRLSVLDLVPVRSDQTTADALAASTHLAQTADRLGYTRYWVAEHHNMPSVAATSPPVVIAHLAAHTQRMRIGSGGVMLPNHAPLAVAEQFALLEAAHPGRIDLGIGRAPGSDPVTSLALRGAAGRDDRDIEAFPEYLDDVVALMGTRGVRVPVPNQRYILKATPAAVSVPRLWLLGSSMYSAHLAAAKGLPYVFAHHFSGQGTAEALETYRSEFRPSESTPEPVTFLTVNAVVAETSEAATALALPNLQMMARLRTGQPLGPLDLVEDAQRQELSPQAQRIAEAAFGRAVVGDPTEAAAQIRALAERFDVDEVMVNPVASARVGTDPATAPARDRTLELLAKELF; from the coding sequence ATGCGGCTTTCCGTCCTCGACCTCGTACCCGTGCGCAGCGACCAGACCACCGCGGATGCGCTGGCGGCGTCGACGCACCTCGCGCAGACCGCCGACCGGCTCGGCTACACCCGTTACTGGGTCGCCGAACACCACAACATGCCGTCGGTGGCGGCCACCAGCCCGCCGGTGGTGATCGCGCACCTGGCCGCGCACACCCAGCGGATGCGCATCGGTTCGGGCGGGGTGATGCTGCCCAACCACGCACCGCTGGCGGTGGCCGAGCAGTTCGCGCTGCTGGAGGCCGCGCACCCGGGGCGTATCGATCTGGGCATCGGCCGCGCGCCCGGCTCGGACCCGGTGACGTCGCTGGCGCTGCGCGGTGCAGCCGGCCGCGACGACCGCGACATCGAGGCGTTCCCGGAGTATCTCGACGACGTCGTCGCACTGATGGGGACCCGCGGGGTGCGGGTGCCGGTGCCGAATCAGCGCTACATCCTCAAGGCCACGCCCGCCGCGGTGAGCGTGCCGCGGCTGTGGTTGCTCGGGTCGTCGATGTACTCGGCGCATCTGGCCGCCGCCAAGGGGCTGCCGTACGTGTTCGCGCACCACTTCTCCGGGCAGGGCACCGCCGAGGCGCTCGAGACGTACCGGTCGGAGTTCCGGCCCAGCGAGTCGACGCCCGAACCGGTGACGTTCTTGACCGTCAACGCGGTGGTGGCCGAAACCAGCGAGGCGGCAACGGCTTTGGCGTTGCCGAATCTGCAGATGATGGCGCGGCTGCGTACCGGTCAGCCGTTGGGGCCGCTGGACCTGGTGGAGGACGCCCAGCGTCAGGAGCTCAGCCCGCAGGCGCAGCGGATCGCCGAGGCGGCGTTCGGCCGTGCGGTGGTCGGCGATCCGACCGAGGCGGCCGCGCAGATCCGGGCCCTCGCCGAGCGGTTCGACGTCGACGAGGTGATGGTCAACCCGGTCGCCTCGGCGCGCGTGGGCACCGACCCGGCCACCGCGCCCGCCCGGGACCGGACGCTGGAGTTGCTGGCCAAGGAACTGTTCTAG
- a CDS encoding MFS transporter, whose protein sequence is MTNTRRGPLLLVLFAALTAGAGNGISLVAFPWLVLQRNGSAVEASIVAMAGTLPLLVATLIAGAAVDYLGRRRVSMLSDALSALSVATVPVLALTFGVQAVNVAVLAALAALGAFFDPAGMTARETMLPEAATRAGWTLDRANSFYEAVFNLAYIVGPGIGGLLIATLGGINTMWVTAGAFVASIVAIAALRLEGAGRPDREALPDGVWAGIVEGLRFVWRSRVLRTLAIVDLVATGLYMPMESVLFPKYFTDREEPAQLGWVLMALSIGGLVGALGYAWLSERMSRRATMLTAVLTLGVAMTVIAFLPPLPLILVLCAIVGLVYGPIAPIYNYVMQTQAPPHLRGRVVGVMGSLAYAAGPLGLIVAGPLADTAGLNATFLALALPMVALGVVSLFLSALRELDRPA, encoded by the coding sequence ATGACGAACACGCGGCGCGGTCCCCTGCTCCTGGTCCTGTTCGCCGCGTTGACGGCCGGCGCGGGCAACGGCATCTCGCTGGTCGCGTTCCCGTGGCTGGTGTTGCAGCGCAACGGGTCTGCGGTCGAGGCGTCGATCGTGGCGATGGCGGGCACGCTGCCGCTGCTGGTCGCCACGTTGATCGCCGGCGCCGCGGTGGACTACCTGGGCCGACGGCGGGTGTCGATGCTGTCCGACGCGTTGTCGGCGCTGTCGGTGGCGACGGTGCCGGTGCTGGCCCTGACCTTCGGCGTGCAGGCCGTCAACGTCGCGGTGCTGGCCGCACTCGCCGCTCTCGGCGCCTTCTTCGACCCGGCCGGGATGACCGCCCGCGAGACCATGCTGCCGGAGGCGGCCACCCGCGCGGGCTGGACCCTGGACCGCGCCAACAGCTTCTACGAGGCGGTGTTCAACCTGGCCTACATCGTCGGGCCGGGCATCGGCGGCCTGCTGATCGCGACGCTCGGCGGCATCAACACGATGTGGGTGACCGCGGGGGCGTTCGTCGCCTCGATCGTGGCGATCGCCGCGCTGCGCCTGGAGGGCGCCGGGCGCCCCGACCGCGAGGCACTGCCCGACGGGGTGTGGGCGGGCATCGTCGAGGGGCTGCGGTTCGTCTGGCGCAGCAGGGTGCTGCGCACGCTGGCGATCGTGGACCTGGTCGCGACCGGGCTGTACATGCCGATGGAGTCGGTGCTGTTCCCCAAGTACTTCACCGACCGCGAGGAGCCGGCCCAACTCGGCTGGGTGCTGATGGCGCTGTCGATCGGCGGACTGGTCGGCGCGCTCGGCTACGCGTGGCTGTCGGAACGCATGAGCCGGCGGGCCACCATGCTCACCGCGGTGCTGACGCTGGGGGTGGCGATGACGGTGATCGCGTTCCTGCCGCCGCTGCCGCTGATCCTGGTGCTGTGCGCGATCGTCGGGCTGGTCTACGGACCGATCGCACCGATCTACAACTACGTCATGCAGACGCAGGCGCCGCCGCATCTGCGCGGCCGGGTGGTCGGCGTGATGGGGTCGCTGGCCTACGCGGCGGGGCCGCTGGGGCTGATCGTGGCGGGCCCGCTCGCCGACACCGCAGGCCTCAACGCGACGTTCCTGGCGCTGGCGCTGCCGATGGTGGCGCTCGGCGTGGTGTCGCTGTTCCTGTCGGCGCTGCGCGAACTCGACCGTCCCGCTTGA
- a CDS encoding LuxR C-terminal-related transcriptional regulator, which yields MISGTPLAGRDGELTTIRRTLSGGINSKAGVVIVGAPGVGKTRLAREALDLAERSGERTNWIVGTESARALPLGAFTALINDVVDDPLPNVRHLIKTFVAQQRQGRVVIGVDDAHLLDGLSAHVLHQLAQSRAARLVVTLRAGADEPDAITALWKDGLLTRLDLEPLSVEATREMIEQALGGPVDARSARQFWGLTGGNALFLHQLVKDQVDAGRMRPTAGVWLWDGDVAVSQSISDMVGRQLRRLSPGVELVVDTLSQCEPLAVDALCDLVDRADLETAEQMRLVTVDRDGGALVARLAHPLFGELRRAAAGEMYLSKLRGRLADRLAADGDPDMQATVRRGLLRLESDLPTDPQLCLEAARYAMTLLDLDLADRFATAASEAGAPEAAEIRALNLLLLGRGAQAEAMLAGLTAAGAGSNQRSTLRAVNLLWMLGRIGDAADILAGLADGPETTADQFARAAIEACVDVSSARCQTAVRKARAALDSGLLTDLHAMMASVALTMALGALGRTGELAPVAGAALDRALTSFQASHMRFWYASVYARACRLTGLFDECAAMARRLADSAHEVPSLAYANLTSLLGVTALMRGEVREAVRLLHEALAGVEQHGVHTGLRPATCFALAEAHAKLGEPQAANAAIAEARVSVPPGFLFMQTALAIATGWAQAANGCVGDAIATVLAEAAVARERNQPTHEVACLQVAAQWGDDSGVARAGELATQLGLPLANAVAHHAESLAANDGEGLLAVADEYRAIGDRAAAADAAAQAAVAFTAAQQRKRGLYAAAVARELSDACGGLCTPALRTPASQPLTGRQREIVEFVVAGLSNREIAERLVMSVRSVEGHIYRACQRVGASSREELAAIALRGPGG from the coding sequence GTGATCAGCGGGACTCCGCTGGCCGGGCGCGACGGCGAACTGACCACAATTCGCCGCACGCTCAGCGGGGGAATCAACAGCAAAGCCGGTGTGGTGATCGTCGGCGCGCCGGGTGTGGGCAAGACGCGCCTGGCCCGCGAGGCGCTCGACCTCGCCGAGCGCTCGGGGGAGCGGACCAACTGGATCGTCGGCACCGAGTCGGCGCGGGCGCTGCCGCTGGGAGCGTTCACCGCACTGATCAACGACGTCGTCGACGACCCGCTGCCCAACGTCCGACACCTCATCAAAACCTTTGTCGCCCAACAACGTCAGGGTCGCGTCGTGATCGGTGTCGACGATGCCCACCTACTCGACGGACTGTCGGCGCACGTCCTGCACCAGCTGGCGCAGAGCCGGGCCGCGCGGCTGGTGGTGACGCTGCGCGCCGGCGCCGATGAACCCGACGCCATCACCGCGCTGTGGAAGGACGGGCTGCTGACCCGGCTGGACCTGGAACCGCTGTCGGTGGAGGCCACCCGCGAGATGATCGAGCAGGCGCTCGGCGGCCCGGTCGACGCGCGCAGCGCCCGCCAGTTCTGGGGGCTCACCGGCGGCAACGCGCTGTTCCTGCACCAGCTCGTCAAGGATCAGGTCGACGCCGGGCGGATGCGGCCGACGGCCGGGGTGTGGCTGTGGGACGGCGACGTCGCGGTGTCGCAGAGCATCAGCGACATGGTCGGCAGGCAGCTGCGCCGGCTCAGCCCCGGGGTGGAGCTGGTGGTCGACACGCTGTCGCAGTGTGAGCCGCTGGCCGTCGACGCGCTGTGCGATCTGGTCGACCGGGCCGATCTGGAGACCGCCGAGCAGATGCGGCTGGTCACCGTCGACCGCGACGGCGGTGCGCTGGTGGCGCGGCTTGCTCATCCGCTGTTCGGCGAACTGCGCCGGGCGGCCGCCGGGGAGATGTACCTGTCGAAGCTGCGTGGCCGGCTCGCCGACCGGCTGGCCGCCGACGGCGATCCCGACATGCAGGCCACCGTGCGCCGCGGCCTGCTGCGGCTGGAGTCCGACCTGCCGACCGATCCGCAGCTGTGCCTGGAGGCGGCGCGGTACGCGATGACGCTGCTCGACCTCGACCTGGCCGACCGGTTCGCGACGGCGGCCTCCGAGGCCGGTGCACCCGAGGCGGCCGAGATCCGGGCGCTGAACCTGCTGCTGCTGGGCCGCGGTGCGCAGGCCGAGGCGATGCTGGCCGGACTGACCGCCGCCGGTGCGGGCTCGAATCAGCGGTCCACGCTGCGGGCGGTCAACCTGCTGTGGATGCTGGGCCGCATCGGCGACGCGGCCGACATCCTCGCCGGCCTGGCCGACGGGCCGGAGACCACCGCCGACCAGTTCGCCCGGGCGGCGATCGAGGCGTGTGTCGACGTGTCGTCGGCGCGGTGCCAGACGGCGGTGCGAAAGGCAAGGGCCGCACTGGATTCCGGTCTGCTCACCGACCTGCACGCGATGATGGCGTCGGTGGCGCTGACGATGGCGCTGGGAGCGCTCGGCAGGACCGGGGAACTGGCCCCGGTCGCCGGGGCCGCGCTGGACCGGGCGCTGACGTCGTTTCAGGCCTCGCACATGCGGTTCTGGTACGCCAGCGTGTACGCCAGGGCCTGCCGGCTGACCGGTCTGTTCGACGAGTGCGCGGCGATGGCGCGGCGTCTGGCCGACTCGGCGCACGAGGTGCCCAGCCTGGCCTACGCCAACCTCACATCGCTGCTCGGGGTGACGGCGCTGATGCGTGGCGAGGTCCGGGAGGCGGTGCGGCTGCTGCACGAGGCGCTGGCCGGTGTCGAACAGCACGGTGTCCACACGGGTCTGCGGCCCGCGACGTGTTTCGCGCTGGCCGAGGCGCACGCCAAACTCGGTGAGCCGCAGGCGGCGAACGCGGCGATCGCCGAGGCGCGCGTCAGTGTGCCACCCGGTTTTCTGTTCATGCAGACCGCGCTGGCCATCGCGACCGGCTGGGCGCAGGCGGCCAACGGGTGTGTGGGCGACGCGATCGCCACCGTGCTGGCCGAGGCCGCCGTGGCGCGGGAGCGCAACCAGCCGACGCACGAGGTGGCCTGTCTGCAGGTCGCCGCGCAGTGGGGTGACGACTCGGGTGTGGCGCGGGCCGGGGAGCTGGCCACGCAGCTCGGCCTGCCGCTGGCGAACGCCGTTGCGCACCACGCCGAGTCGCTGGCCGCCAACGACGGCGAGGGTCTGCTCGCGGTGGCCGACGAGTACCGCGCGATCGGGGACCGGGCGGCCGCCGCCGACGCCGCCGCGCAGGCCGCCGTCGCGTTCACCGCGGCCCAGCAGCGCAAGCGCGGGCTGTACGCCGCCGCGGTGGCACGCGAGCTCAGCGACGCCTGCGGCGGGCTGTGCACCCCGGCGCTGCGCACCCCGGCCAGCCAGCCGCTGACCGGTCGTCAGCGCGAGATCGTCGAGTTCGTCGTCGCCGGGCTGAGCAACCGCGAGATCGCTGAACGGCTGGTGATGTCGGTGCGCAGCGTCGAGGGTCACATCTACCGGGCCTGCCAGCGGGTGGGTGCCAGCTCCCGCGAGGAACTGGCCGCGATCGCCCTGCGCGGACCGGGCGGCTGA
- a CDS encoding FAD-binding oxidoreductase: MSAVLDELIAALPEGGVVTDPDILASYRQDRALDPDAGTPLAVVRPRTTEDVQAALRWASTHKIAVVPRGAGTGLSGGASALDGAIVLTTEKMRDITVDPVTRTAVAQPGLLNAEVKKAVAEYGLWYPPDPSSFEICSIGGNVATNAGGLCCVKYGVTTDYVLGLQVVLADGTAVRLGGPRLKDVAGLPLTKLFVGSEGTLGVVTEVTLKLLPAQGSSSTVVASFDAVEDAARAVVAITNKIRPSMLEFMDAAAINAVEDKMKMGLDRTAAAMLVAASDDRGPAGAEDAQFMADVFTAHGAKEVFSTSDPEEGEAFVAARRFCIPAVEMKGSLLLEDVGVPLPALADLVSGVAAIADRHDLLISVIAHAGDGNTHPLIVYDPADAAMTERAHQAFGEIMDLAISLGGTITGEHGVGRLKRPWLAGQLGPEAMELNRRIKQALDPDNILNPGAAI; this comes from the coding sequence GTGAGCGCCGTCCTCGACGAACTGATCGCCGCGCTGCCGGAGGGCGGCGTGGTCACCGATCCCGACATCCTCGCGTCCTACCGGCAGGACCGCGCGTTGGACCCGGACGCGGGCACCCCACTGGCCGTTGTGCGCCCGCGCACCACCGAGGACGTCCAGGCGGCGCTGCGGTGGGCCAGCACCCACAAGATCGCGGTCGTCCCGCGCGGGGCGGGCACCGGATTGTCCGGCGGCGCCTCGGCTCTCGACGGCGCGATCGTGCTGACCACCGAGAAGATGCGCGACATCACCGTCGACCCAGTGACCCGCACCGCCGTCGCCCAACCCGGCCTGCTCAATGCGGAGGTCAAGAAGGCGGTCGCCGAGTACGGGCTGTGGTACCCCCCGGACCCGTCGTCGTTCGAGATCTGCAGCATCGGCGGCAACGTCGCCACCAACGCCGGCGGGCTGTGCTGCGTGAAGTACGGCGTCACCACCGATTACGTACTCGGCCTGCAGGTTGTGCTGGCCGACGGCACCGCGGTGCGGCTGGGCGGCCCGCGGCTGAAGGACGTGGCGGGCCTGCCGCTGACCAAGCTGTTCGTCGGCAGCGAGGGCACCCTCGGCGTCGTCACCGAGGTGACCCTGAAACTGCTTCCCGCACAAGGCTCTTCATCAACAGTGGTGGCCAGCTTCGATGCCGTCGAGGACGCCGCGCGGGCGGTGGTGGCGATCACGAACAAGATCCGGCCGTCGATGCTGGAGTTCATGGACGCCGCGGCGATCAACGCCGTCGAGGACAAGATGAAGATGGGCCTGGACCGCACCGCGGCGGCGATGCTGGTGGCCGCCTCCGACGACCGCGGACCGGCGGGCGCCGAGGACGCGCAGTTCATGGCCGACGTGTTCACCGCGCACGGCGCCAAGGAGGTGTTCTCCACGTCGGACCCCGAGGAGGGCGAGGCGTTCGTCGCCGCGCGGCGGTTCTGCATCCCGGCGGTGGAGATGAAGGGCTCGCTGCTACTCGAGGACGTCGGGGTGCCGCTGCCCGCGCTGGCCGATCTGGTCAGCGGTGTCGCCGCGATCGCGGACCGGCACGACCTGCTGATCTCGGTGATCGCGCACGCCGGCGACGGCAACACGCACCCGCTGATCGTCTACGACCCCGCCGACGCGGCGATGACCGAACGCGCGCACCAGGCGTTCGGCGAGATCATGGATCTGGCGATCAGCCTGGGCGGCACCATCACCGGTGAACACGGGGTCGGCAGGCTGAAGCGGCCGTGGCTGGCCGGGCAGCTCGGACCCGAGGCGATGGAGCTCAACCGGCGGATCAAGCAGGCGCTGGACCCGGACAACATCCTCAACCCGGGCGCCGCGATCTGA
- a CDS encoding cytochrome P450, with amino-acid sequence MTATVSHDTPVRFQLADADTWGNPWPMYRALRDHDPVHHVIPENRPDHDYYVLSRHADIWAAARDHETFSSAQGLTVNYGELDLLGLADNPPFVMQDPPVHTEFRKLVSRGFTPRQVEAVEPKVREFVVERIERLRAAGGGDIVAELFKPLPSMVVAHYLGVPEADRGQFDRWTEAIVAANTSPGGVATAGDALGEMMAYFTALIERRRVEPEDDTVSHLVAAGVGADGDIAGVLSILAFTFTMVTGGNDTTTGMLGGTVQLLHQRPDQRRLLVEHPELIPDSVDEFLRLTSPVQMLGRTVTRDVTIGDVTIPAGRRVMFLYGSGNRDERQFGDDAGELDVTRRPRNILTFSHGAHHCLGAAAARMQSRVALTELLARIPDFEVDEDGIVWAGGSYVRRPLSVPFTVKR; translated from the coding sequence ATGACTGCGACTGTGTCTCATGACACGCCGGTGCGCTTCCAGCTCGCCGACGCGGACACGTGGGGGAATCCGTGGCCGATGTACCGCGCACTGCGCGACCACGATCCGGTCCACCACGTCATCCCCGAGAACCGCCCGGACCACGACTACTACGTGCTGTCCCGGCACGCCGACATCTGGGCGGCCGCACGCGACCACGAGACCTTCTCCTCGGCGCAGGGGCTGACCGTCAACTACGGCGAGCTCGACCTGTTGGGTCTGGCCGACAACCCGCCGTTCGTCATGCAGGATCCGCCGGTGCACACCGAGTTCCGCAAGCTGGTGTCGCGCGGGTTCACCCCGCGGCAGGTGGAGGCGGTCGAGCCGAAGGTGCGCGAGTTCGTCGTCGAGCGCATCGAGCGACTGCGCGCCGCCGGCGGCGGTGACATCGTCGCGGAGCTGTTCAAACCGCTGCCGTCGATGGTGGTGGCGCACTACCTCGGGGTGCCCGAGGCCGACCGCGGCCAGTTCGACCGGTGGACCGAGGCGATCGTCGCCGCCAACACCAGCCCGGGCGGGGTGGCCACCGCAGGCGACGCGCTCGGCGAGATGATGGCGTACTTCACCGCGCTCATCGAGCGGCGCCGCGTCGAACCCGAGGACGACACCGTCTCGCATCTGGTGGCCGCCGGGGTGGGCGCCGACGGCGACATCGCCGGGGTGCTGTCGATCCTGGCGTTCACCTTCACGATGGTCACCGGCGGCAACGACACCACCACCGGAATGCTCGGCGGCACAGTGCAACTGCTGCACCAGCGGCCCGACCAGCGCCGGCTGCTGGTGGAGCACCCGGAGCTGATCCCGGATTCGGTCGACGAGTTCCTGCGGCTGACCTCGCCGGTGCAGATGCTGGGCCGCACCGTCACCCGCGACGTCACCATCGGTGACGTGACGATCCCGGCGGGCCGGCGGGTGATGTTCCTCTACGGCTCCGGTAACCGCGACGAGCGCCAGTTCGGCGACGACGCAGGCGAACTCGACGTCACCCGCAGACCGCGCAACATCCTGACGTTCAGCCACGGCGCGCACCACTGCCTGGGTGCGGCGGCCGCCCGGATGCAGTCGCGCGTCGCGCTGACCGAACTGCTCGCCCGCATCCCCGACTTCGAGGTCGACGAGGACGGAATCGTCTGGGCCGGCGGCAGTTACGTGCGCCGCCCGCTGTCGGTGCCGTTCACGGTGAAGCGTTGA
- a CDS encoding TetR/AcrR family transcriptional regulator: MAGDWLASRRTEVAADRILDAAGELFAKKEAATVGMHEIASAAGCSRATLYRYFENREALYTAYVHRESYRLYREMTEQITALTDPRERLIEGMLACLRNVRQSPALASWFATTQRPIGAQVAEESDVIKALTEAFVISLGPDDPELVAKRARWLVRVMTSLMLFPGHDEDDERSMLEEFVVPIVLPSESRQATQ, translated from the coding sequence ATGGCCGGCGACTGGCTGGCCTCGCGGCGCACCGAGGTCGCCGCCGACCGCATCCTCGACGCGGCGGGCGAACTGTTCGCCAAGAAGGAGGCCGCGACGGTCGGGATGCACGAGATCGCCTCGGCCGCAGGGTGTTCCCGTGCCACGCTGTACCGCTACTTCGAGAACCGCGAGGCGCTCTACACCGCCTACGTGCACCGGGAGAGCTACCGGCTCTACCGCGAGATGACCGAGCAGATCACCGCGCTGACCGATCCTCGGGAGCGGTTGATCGAGGGCATGCTGGCGTGCCTGCGCAACGTGCGGCAGAGTCCCGCGCTGGCGTCGTGGTTCGCCACCACCCAGCGGCCGATCGGCGCGCAGGTGGCCGAGGAGTCCGACGTCATCAAGGCGCTGACCGAGGCGTTCGTGATCTCACTGGGCCCCGACGATCCGGAGCTGGTGGCCAAGCGGGCCCGCTGGCTGGTGCGGGTGATGACGTCGCTGATGCTGTTCCCGGGCCACGACGAGGACGACGAACGCTCGATGCTCGAGGAGTTCGTCGTCCCGATCGTGCTGCCCAGCGAGTCGCGTCAGGCGACCCAGTAG
- a CDS encoding siderophore-interacting protein: protein MSEKKPTRGFQGAVLKLLRAGDYTLTVTGKRQISPHYLRLSFNAGGLLADRPVHPTMWIRMWFADGDKLHQRGYTLVDPDPAADTVDIEFALHDGIASDWARNAQPGDTIEATVLGSNFTLPEPPPAGYVIVGDTASLPAINSLLTAIGDAPARVFLEAGHEDDKQLPVARSTDIVWVDRKNAGEALVEAVAAAAFDASDHFGWVACDNRTTRAVAKVFREQYKIPKKSIKAQAYWVA, encoded by the coding sequence ATGTCGGAGAAGAAGCCAACGCGGGGTTTCCAGGGGGCGGTTCTCAAGCTGCTGCGCGCCGGCGACTACACGCTCACCGTGACGGGCAAGCGCCAGATCAGCCCGCACTACCTGCGGCTGAGCTTCAACGCCGGCGGCCTGCTCGCCGACCGGCCGGTGCATCCGACGATGTGGATCCGGATGTGGTTCGCCGACGGCGACAAGCTGCACCAGCGCGGCTACACGCTGGTCGACCCCGACCCGGCGGCCGACACCGTCGACATCGAGTTCGCGCTGCACGACGGCATCGCCTCGGACTGGGCCCGCAACGCCCAGCCCGGCGACACCATCGAGGCCACCGTGCTGGGCAGCAACTTCACGCTGCCCGAGCCGCCGCCGGCCGGCTACGTGATCGTCGGCGACACCGCGTCGCTGCCCGCGATCAACTCGCTGCTCACCGCGATCGGCGACGCCCCGGCCCGGGTGTTCCTGGAGGCCGGCCACGAGGACGACAAGCAGTTGCCGGTCGCGCGCAGCACCGACATCGTCTGGGTGGACCGCAAGAACGCCGGTGAGGCACTCGTCGAGGCCGTCGCCGCCGCCGCGTTCGACGCCTCCGACCACTTCGGCTGGGTGGCCTGCGACAACCGCACCACCCGCGCGGTGGCCAAGGTCTTCCGCGAGCAGTACAAGATCCCGAAGAAGTCGATCAAGGCGCAGGCCTACTGGGTCGCCTGA
- a CDS encoding acyltransferase family protein: MSVSSGLDTQGGLESVGKPERVASLTGIRAVAALLVLATHAAYTVGKYPQGYVGLVYSRMEIGVPIFFVLSGFLLFSPWVKAAAAGTAPPSVKRYAWHRVRRIMPAYVVTVLIAYLVYHFRTAGPNPGHTWEGLFRNLTLTQIYTDNYLFSFLHQGLTQMWSLAVEVAFYVALPVLAWLLLVVLCRRRWRPGLLVAGLVGLALISPAWLILVHTTHFLPDGAKLWLPGYLAWFIGGMLLAALAPLGVRAYALACVPLAVITYFIASTPIAGDPTTSPSHLYEALFKVVLYMVIATLVVAPLALADPTMKDRSLYERFLASRPMVFLGEISYEIFLIHLITMELVMVEVLHYPIYTGSFLWLFVLTFVVTVPLAWLLHRLTRVRPT, encoded by the coding sequence ATGAGCGTGTCGAGCGGACTGGACACACAGGGCGGCCTGGAATCCGTCGGCAAGCCGGAGCGAGTCGCCTCCCTGACCGGGATCCGGGCGGTCGCGGCACTGCTGGTGCTGGCGACGCACGCCGCCTACACGGTCGGCAAGTACCCGCAGGGCTATGTCGGGCTGGTGTATTCGCGGATGGAGATCGGTGTGCCGATCTTCTTCGTGCTCAGCGGTTTTCTGCTGTTCTCGCCGTGGGTGAAGGCCGCGGCCGCGGGTACGGCGCCGCCGTCGGTGAAGCGCTACGCCTGGCACCGGGTGCGACGGATCATGCCCGCCTACGTCGTCACCGTGCTGATCGCCTACCTCGTCTACCACTTCCGGACGGCCGGACCGAATCCCGGCCACACCTGGGAGGGGTTGTTCCGCAACCTGACGCTGACCCAGATCTACACCGACAACTACCTGTTCTCGTTCCTGCACCAGGGCCTGACGCAGATGTGGAGCCTCGCGGTGGAGGTGGCGTTCTATGTGGCGCTGCCGGTGCTGGCGTGGCTGTTGTTGGTGGTGTTGTGCCGGCGGCGGTGGCGGCCGGGTCTGCTGGTGGCGGGGCTGGTGGGGCTGGCGCTGATCAGCCCGGCGTGGCTGATCCTGGTGCACACCACGCATTTCCTGCCCGACGGCGCGAAGCTGTGGCTGCCCGGTTATCTCGCGTGGTTCATCGGCGGCATGCTGCTGGCGGCGCTGGCGCCGCTGGGGGTGCGGGCGTATGCGCTGGCGTGCGTCCCGCTGGCGGTGATCACCTACTTCATCGCGTCGACGCCGATCGCCGGGGATCCGACGACGTCGCCGTCGCACCTGTACGAGGCGCTGTTCAAGGTGGTGTTGTACATGGTGATCGCCACCCTGGTGGTGGCGCCGCTGGCGCTGGCGGACCCCACGATGAAAGACCGCAGCCTCTACGAGCGCTTCCTGGCCAGCCGGCCGATGGTGTTCCTCGGCGAGATCTCCTACGAGATCTTCCTGATCCACCTCATCACCATGGAGTTGGTGATGGTGGAGGTGCTGCACTACCCGATCTACACGGGCTCGTTCCTGTGGCTGTTCGTGCTGACGTTCGTGGTGACCGTCCCGCTGGCCTGGCTGCTGCACCGGTTGACGAGGGTGCGCCCCACCTGA